The genomic segment CTGTTATATGTTTCTTGTTGCAAGTCTTTCTTCGTAGTAAAAATGAAAGTATGAACTTATGTGAATGTTCTGTGTGCTACAGGAAGTGTAAGGCAGCTCTTTACCCTCatgtgtttgaaaatgtgtaCAGAGGTTTTAGATACTACAATGGATTAAGGGTATATATGGCACATTGAGGGTCAAGAATAGGGTTTTCTTTACCTTTACCCACTGTATTTTGAAAACATTGGAGGTAAGCAGTAAGTGAGGCACTATTTGGCAATATATATAGCAGAAAAGGAAGTTCAAAGATCATAGATAGACCTCAAAAAGTTCCCAAAAATATCTCCATATGCCTCTAGTAAGTTTCTTCTTAagttaaaataaagttttgctcTGGTGGAGAAATATAAGAACACTAACAAGAGCTTTTAACACAGCTGATCTACACTTTGTCCTGACAGTAGTTACAGAGCAGAGCGAAGCGTATGTAGTAACTCATCTACATCTAGATAAGTCATAACCTGACCTCATTTCATGCGCATTTTACCCTGAGGGAATGCACTTGATTTCATAATTGTCTCAAAGCAATTTTCCCTCAAGTTTCATGCGTATACATTAAACAGAGCTACATGTAAATGTCTCAAAGTGGACCAATGGCAGCTACCTTTTCTTTACGTTCTTCGCAAATGAAACCGAACCCTTTACGATCCACATGACTCAGTTACAGTGGCCTTACAGATCGATTATGACTGTCAATTGGTGGAGTTCCCAGAAGGAACGTGTATTTGAGGGTGTGACTCACTCTGCAACCTTGTGGGGCCGCAGACCGGCATAGAGGCGCAACAGTAATGTTAATGTGATAACATTCCCTCCATAGCACAAGCTACAAGTCTCATGGGCATGATCATGTTGAACAACTGAGGCCAACTGAGTCAATTACCAAAGATGGAAGGGATGATGAGCTTCTCACTTCACTTACCCTGTATTTAAGTGTCTACtatctggatgtgtgtgtgtctgtgtgtgttgttttaattGTCCATGTCCTTTATTGACAATTTCTACTGCATGTAGGAAATAAGGTTTGACACAAGACACATATCCTGCCATACTACTGTATTCCATCtttcaaaaaagaaagacaagattTAATATTACTTAACAATATGTTAAAAAGTAGCCAGTTTGGCTTCAGTGTTAATACAATATACACTCTATAACAGATTGATAGTGTGAGTATTGttctttttcaatttcattCTGAAAGTATTCTGATACAAGCTGGCTACAggtcaaaaagaaagaaaacaaaaactgtaACTGGTACACTTTTACTCAACAGTTTGTTAAACAGAACtgaaaaaccaaaaaagaaCATTGTCAAGTATtatgccttcctcctctctgtgaaaTAAGTTGGTGGGGGAGCAGGGAGTGGAGACCAGCTGACCAAGCCCATTCCCTTGTCAATTATGTTGATGAGATGCCGTGCTAGGAACAACTGGAAACAATGGGATAGTAAGCCACAATAACTCAATTACAGCTTTTAATTCAtcacatttctcattttttgttgtttccattGTGTCTTTTTTGGAAGGAAACCATCCAAACATAGTAAGCATCTTTTGACTACAGGTAAGCCAATATAAGAAAATAATTTCAGACCATGGCTTTTTCAGTCAAGAGAAATGCCCAACTCAGACTAAAAGCACACAAGCACGCAAGGAAAATTAATCAGATAGAAagtagcattttgtgtttttttttgtgtgtgtcatttcatttcatttttgtcttaGTTCTGCAAGAGGATCAGTCCAGATGGGTTTGTGGTGGAACCACACAGCGACAACAAAGCAAGGCAGCATGGGTGTGATTTGGGCACAGCGGGAGAGAGGGTATGGGAGGACAACAGTtgggtggtggaggagggataGGGGGACATGTGGGTGGGTTCGGCTGTTAGGGTACTGATTGCGTCCTGACACAGTCACTCACTAACACCCTCAATGTGCGGCAAACGTAGCTTTCTTCAAACTAAAGTTTGACCAGTTGATGGAAAGCCGTTGACGGGTCTGCCGGGCAGAATCCAAGCAGaacctggagagacagagacagattaaCCGTGTGAACAGCTGCTGCACCACTTCAGTCTTAAAAGTAAAAGGCTGATGTCAAGAGAAAGATTTCTAAGATGTCCTATCAGGTCTTTATGCAAAGTGTGTGTTACCACAATACACATACCTTTTGAAATATTCCACTTCCCTCTCAGTCTCGTCCATTTCAGTACTATCCAGATCGATGTCTTTGGGCAGGAACACATCATCTAAAATGAAATAACGTACATCCATGAAGGTGGCTCCTATTtccaatattttatatttattgtttattactgTATTGTACAGGtttattacagttattttccttcttttcctatGTTTTTGTAATTTCCCGTGAGATGGTATATGACACAGATGTGAAATTTAGCAAAATAACAGATAATGGTGGTGACTTGCTACACAACAAATATGACTCCAATCCACCAGATGGTGGCTCTATAATTAAAAGGTAAAATATTTTATGCTTTAAAAGGCCATAACCATAAGATCACACTGTGTGATTGTCACAAAACCTGGTACACACATTTAGCTGATAGCTCTACAAGTTTTTTTGCCAACAGGATCACCTAAGTCTAATGGATTTTCCAGCATTTTTACTTGGGAAACGGTTTTCTCCTTaaggctttttctttttacctatCCACACCAAACTTGCAGCATATCATTAGTGGACCTACAGACACAAATGGTCTATAaaacagcacaatctgacaaaCATCGCAGCTATAAACTTTGAGAGAGGGTGAGGCCCTCTCTCAAAACTGACCATTTttctgactgacacaaaacttggtatatactgtatgttcagctGAGATCATCAAGCATGTCTGATTCGACATTCCAACATCATCCCATAGGGGGTGctacaaataacaaaaatacatgaCAGTGTTTCCAAATGCAGTCCTCAAGTACCCCCTGTCCTGCAAGTTTTTGTTCCagctctactcttgcacacctgatccacTCAAGGGCTTCATGCCAATTGGTTGAGCAGTAGAAATAGATCTACCTGAACAGGGCTGGCATGAAAGTGTGAAGCCCTTAACTGGGTCAGGTGTGCAACAGtgaaaaaaatggaacaaaaacctACAGGACAGGCAGTACTTGAGGACTGAATTGGTAAAAACTAGGACTATATATTAGCCAAAATATGAAGTTTGGTTGTGATAGATTAAAGTAGGCACGATGTATGacataataattatataatactATAGCTTGTAGATTAAGATGCATGTGTATGAAACCTGGCTTATCTTGtctataaatacatttcaaacaTATGTCCCAAGTTTTTGCCCCCTTTGGCCCAAAGGGGGCGCTATAGTGACACATTCTAAAGGCCATATCGCTCACATCGAAAGCACAATTGGCACAAGACTTGGTACCCATAACTAACTATCCATGCTCTACAGATTTCCCTCTTGGACCACCAAAGTACGCCAAACAGAACTACTTTATAAGCAAAGTCTGAAGATGATTCCTTTGTTCGAGTAGatatattttttccaaatgttAAATGGATCTAATTAAACACTTCAAATGTTCTATTACCATCTTGGTATCCTTTGTATGAACAATAAACCAACCCTTATAAGCTATGAAATGTCTGTCAAAGTATGCTCATCCATCTTTTAAAGTATGCTTGTCAAATGATGATCATACCATACTCAAGGGGGCTAGCAGGAGACTATGAGATGATGACAAAATGTCAAGTCCAGGGGAACCCATATTGCCAATTCCAACGCCTACTGCGTATTTGTAATTGTGAGACTGATTTTGTTGAACAGGCTGAGGCCATGTCCAATAGGTTTTCAGAGAGAGCTTACAAACCCAGGGTGATTAAGCAGGCTTTTGACAGAGCACAGTCACTTGAGCGGGATACTCTTCTTCAAAAAAACATCAGACGCAAGCCTGCACGTCAGTCTCGTCCATTTTTTGTCACCACATATAGTACACATGCTGAACAAATCAAACGGATCGTTAAAAACAACTGGGCCATCGTTGAGAGTGACACTCTTTTGAGTAAAGTTTTCCCTGAACCCCCTATTATTTCTTTTAGACGCGCCCCCACTCTTAGGGACAGGCTCATGCATTCATATCTTCCAGCAGATAAAAAAGGTACTTGGTTGACCAAACCGGTTGGCACTTTCAAATGTATGCATTGCCCTCACTGTGATGTTATGCAAACTAAATGTTTTGTTGATGCTAGCACAAACAGAACTTATAAACTTAGTGAGTTCATTAACTTAACTGTAACACTGCTTTTGTCATATACCGTCTGTCTTGTCCATGTGTGGAAGGCTTTTTCTACATAGGTTTTTaaatgatttagccactacaataaaggctttttaagcaTTTTCTTCCTCatggttatatttttatatttggagtgcctggactGTCCTTTTGTTTCCAGGGGAACCCATATTGGATATAAAGTTACTGGTTTTTGCAGTGGAAACATCACCAAATCTTTGTGGATCATAATAACACCAACCTATTGAGTTGTTCATCTTgtcccctttcttcttcttgttcttcttggtCTTGCCCTTGGGCTGTGGGGACTCTGCAGTGGGAGGTTTGCCATTCTGCTGGGTCTGCTCAGGTTGGGAGGCTGGGGGGGGAGACGGGGAGGGATTTGACACAGGTGgacttctcctctcttcctttatcTGGATCtggggctgctgctgcctctttcCACTGGCACCATTGTTAttactcctttcctccttcctggGTTCAGTGGTTGGGAGAGGGGCCAGGGCCTCGGCAGCCCTGATTCGCGTTGCTTTGGTGTCTggtgtagtggtggtggtggtgccaTTAGCTAGCTTTATTGGCACATCTGAGTTCTTGGGCATCTCTGGGGCTTTCTTTACAACAGCCTCGCAAGCGGCCGTCTTGGTAGACTGTTTGGCCTTAACTTTACTGTTGACCTCAGGCTGAGATGTAGAAGTGCCATTGTGGAGGGTGGCTGGAGAGTTGGGGGTGGTAGTCTCAGTAGCAAACGCCTTCTCGCTGGTGCTTTTTgggctgtgttgtgtgttgggcCGGGGTATGGGGTCAAGTCTGGGCTCCTTGTGGTCAGGGAGGCGGATGAGGGTTTGGAGGAGCTGCGACTTGCCATTCTGAAGGTTTTCTAGAACGTTCTGAGCCGTCTGTTTGAGGGGCTGGGGGTTGTTTTGAGGGGGAGCGGTGTTTTCcttagctctctctttctttttcttcttggcAGCGCGGAGgtgctgcagctcctgcagccgGAGGAGTTCCCTTTGGAgttctgcctcttcctcctcctgccgcTGCCGCCGCAGCTGCTCCTCCAACAACTGCTGCTCCTCCCTCTCACGGGCCTCTGCCTCCAGGCGCGCCTTCTCCTCCatctgaaacacaaacagagtTTCAGCGTTGTTGTGATTTAAATACTAACTGAATGATTCATTTTAAAAGACCTCTGAACTGTTCAGGAAGGACAGTTACCTTCTTTTGTTTATGCCTGGCCCGTTTGGCTGCCTTAGAGCTGGAGGCCGGCTTATTATCTGCACTGTTGATGAACTGGAGCAGATCCTCTACCCGCCTGTggtcctccacccctccatctcgTTCCAGCACTGGCTGCTGCTCCTCGCGCTTGGGCTGCTCCTCCTTCCGTTTGGTCAGACGCAGGCGCAGCTTCTCCCGCATCTCTGCATAGTTACGACTGGTAGGAGCAGCTGGGGGCTGGGATTAAACAGAGGATACAAGCAATAATGTTATTTTCTGAAGGAATTTTGAATGTTGTAAGTACGTTGTCAGTAGCCCATGTGCCATGAGcccagtttttgttttttggattaTCAAGTGTGGGTGGGATCAATTCACAATGTAAATTTAGTCAAACtcaatacaatacattttaatttgaaactaaaaataatttaaggcagaaatgaaattcaaatgagaaatttcacaacaaaaaaagtctCTGAAAACAGCAAATGCAAGCTCAAAAAACTCTTAGAACTGAACTTGTCTGTTAAGACTGCATTCACTTTGGAATAGACAAAATCAACCTACATAGGGTTTGGATCAAGTCAACCCGATCAAATCAACTCACCTGTGGTGAGTAAACAAGTAAATTTCCATGTGTGATACGTGTGTGTCTTACCCCGCCATGGCCAAAGAACTCGCAGTAGCAGCAATCACAGTACTTTCCTTCCTTCTGgttggtggaggtggaggtggaagagCTGTGCTCAGAGCAGCTGTCCTCATCCTGGCTCTCCTCACCATCGTAGGCCTGGTGCTCATATGCCCCATTCCCCTCACAGCGATGGCCTTCACAGTCAGGATCACTGAAAAGGTTGAAACATAAAATGAACTCCTATCAAAACCAGCCTCATATTGATGGGTCCAGTGATTCACTGATTTGAGTCGATGCACCAGGCTTAGTGTCTAAGATAGGGATGCATCGATTCAAACTGCTTGTATCAGGCAAAATTTGGGAGAGAATCATAGCTAAATCGAAGCTGGCTTCTCTCTACTGGAAAAGTCCAATATGACAGgcatatctttttttattttagcacCTAATAATGTAATTCACTCTGTgtgcgtttctctctctctgagtccaTGTGCTTCTCTCTGCGAGTGTTGTCAGCCTAGTGAAAGTTTGCATCATGCGTtccccctgcccctccctcaAAGAATCAAATCATATTGAAttgttggctgcttaaaatgtaTCTTGCATTGAATCGTTGATTCTCTATTGAGATTTGTATCAACTTGGTACACTCATATCAttttttgatttaaaaatgcaGGGTGCTTTGTTATCCACCAATACAGACCTACCATACATCAGACTGATAGGTCTGATGTATGGTAGGTCTGTATTGGATGTGGTATGGGACTGACCTGCAGACGCTGGGCGGGGCACTGACAGGACCCTCtgctgaggaggctggaggctcGGCGGGGGGCAGGCACAGACCCTGGTGGGCCTCCACGAAGCCTGGGGCTGGTGTGGCCATCTTTGGGAAGGGCTGCGATCCCATTGTGGGGAGGTGTGTGGTGGGTGCTGGGGGCAAGGCAGGGCCCGAGAGCGGAGGAAGGGAGGCCAGTCCTGTGGAGCTATTTCTAGGGGCGACTTGGGTGGATTGCCTATGGTCCTCTGTACCTAGATTGTGAAATACATCAtctagaggagaaaaaagataTAATGGATGAGAACTCAAAGATAAGTGATGAAATAAGATATGCAGTGGCTTCATTCAAGTCTACAGCACAACAATAACAGAAAAACATCACATATGCTTCCAATATCCTACCCACTGAAAGTCATCAGGAAGCAACATTTTCTGTTGTTGGAGTATATCATCAGCAACACCAAATTTTCATGTTTATCACGTTTGTGTTGTATATGTTGACTGAAAGGTCCAGGGAGTTTAAACTTAACCATTACCTAAAACTATGAACACAGAAGTCTAATGAAAACCCTGCTGAAGCTCAGGAGAAGCCGTTGATGAACAGCAAGCACCAACATGCCCTCGTCCCACCACAAAATTATCATTAAGGGTGAGTATTCAAAATTTCAACTGACTTGCAACAATTAAATAGCAATAACATTTTCCTTCATTGTTATTTCATTGACCATCACACCACAATATTAACTGTAATCATGATACACTTTCTCTCTGGCCTAGAACGGCAATCATGAAAAAAAGCCCCAGCAGTACCAACCTAGCAACTCCTCCTACCTCCTATATTACCTAAAGAGTTGGGTCTTTTAGATGCTAGGTGGATGGGTGGGTTATTACTTGACTGGACAGTGGTGGCAGTGCAGGACACAGAAGCTGTGGAGGCTGAGGTGGCCATCACCACTCGGTTGGCCTCCATGAAGGCATCCTGGAAATTGTAGAGACACTTCTTCTTGGCgccactcttcttctgctctttggcttctgaagaggaggaggacgatgacgacgacgatgacgaagatgaagacgaggaggaggacgaaggggggagaggggtaGGCAATGAAGGGTGTTCCCCGTGGGGGCCGATGGATGtggttggggggagggggacatCAGGGAGGGGTGGTCCAAGCATGTCACCTgttgaaaaacaaatgatgtgACAAGCTGATCAGCAAGATACTAGCCTTAACAAAAACTTAACACTTAAACTTAACAGTCTTTGACTTGCTGTGATGATTTTAGCTTAATTTGTGGCCATTTCTGGCCGAGATAATCTTCAAAGAGATTAACTGGTCCTAGCTCTCACCTGGCAGGGACTCTGGCAGGAGCACAGATGGGTTCCAGCTTTTCATCACAGCAGCATCCCACAAGTTCTCAAACTTGAGCGAGAGGCACTGCAGTGAGCTGTTCCAGTCaccagctccacctgctccgCCAAAGCAGTTCTGGTAGACGTGCTCTGGTAACGATGGGCTGAAGGCCGGCTGCTTCGCCACCGAGTGGTTTGATGTCGGGGTCGGGGGGAGAGGCTGAGGACAGGAGGAGCAGGGCAAGTTacgttaaaaaaagaaatcatgttATTAGTTTGAGAATATGAAATTAACTAATTGGAGGCTGCATATTAAACAGCTTTAGGCTGCAAGAGCCCCCCCTAGATTGGATACAGTGTGACCCCTTGTGGCAAAAAATTCAAAATCGGACAAGCAAAAAATTAGAATGAAACTAAGCTCAATAATTCTTCCTGGAACCTAAACAAAATCCCCAATGAGGAAGGAAATGTACCAATAATTTTTCCCTGGTAGAAACTATCAAAGATACCATCTAGTcagaggaaaaaacactgtACAACCCAGTATCAGGGCAACTGCTAATTTAAGTTTATCTTTATGAGAgttatgttaaaaaaataaatcatgttaTTAGTTTGGGAATATGAAATTAACTGATTTGAGCCTACATATCATACAGATTTGGGGTGCAAGAGGCCCCCTAGATTGGATACAGTATGACCCCTTGTGGCAGAGATTTTATATTACacaagtgaaaaatgaaaataaaactaagCTCAATAATTCTTCCTGGAACCTAAAAAATCCCCaaacaaaaggaaaatattttttttccctggtAGAAACTATCAAAGAAACCAATTTTTTTACCAtgtaaggggaaaaaacactgtACAACCCAGTACCAGGGCAAATGCTAACTTAAGTCTAGCTTTATGGGTGTGTTGGGTCGAGGAGGATGCTCACCTTGTTGTGTGCGAGAGGAGGACTAGGAGGGTAGAGTGTGGGGTGCAGTAAGGGCCGGGGGAGGTGAGACAAGTTGTGCAGGGGCAGGTGGCCGTGGATGTGGGGGTAGAGGTGGAGGGCAGGGTGGGCAGGCGGGGTCTTGCTGTCTGTGAAGAACTGGTGTCCAACAGCAGGGGGAGGCGTAGTGTGGAGCCGACTAGGGGGCAGGCATGTAGCAGGGCCCAGGGTGGGGGAGCTGGGGTCCTGGTTGCACACATGGCACTCGCAGGCATGCTGGACCTGTTCTACCTGGGGTGGCAACACAGACGCAaaacagtagggatgggatgatatgcttttctcacgatacgcgatatggggttcacgattcgatacaaccgcgatatgatgtaataaataaaagttcaatgacaacaaagtatcatgtgcagaattatgtttatttccgagctacaaatctttctagcaatgccctgggcttgctagaatgtaaacaatttgtaaatgtc from the Centroberyx gerrardi isolate f3 chromosome 3, fCenGer3.hap1.cur.20231027, whole genome shotgun sequence genome contains:
- the fam193a gene encoding protein FAM193A isoform X4; translated protein: MSPTDAKRGAKRRKNKRGGGSSCSTVCNTSGGKAGVASALGSPGTATPASVVSFLTPGSAGNGNIGSMAGLNGESQDFLLHMPVGNGSLGQEPATGDRLTTAAPTLPMLPAPDLTAPMPADTVCSCEACNERREISAESERESQQLQNHWSEVRYLVRCIYRQTGTPLADDHDQPLDRDKEGMKELVDRLCAKDPYQLYQRLEQQAREYVLEMKVRLLKHLSAGSKATGPAGTMAAAQGPPQAHQFISLLLEEYSALCQAARTISSFLLTLENEHLQKFQVTWELHNKHLFENLVFSEPILHSSLPALVAQLKHGTASHDSYSEDMYRTLLESYQQLQQEMAAVAAEWQECEKRIDDYVDEQLLFKVEGQSLTNQRTEPHKSLISKNTLKTKQRMLKEDWEFFKQRRFIEEQIPNSKKSITGDNNFTDTMRMLSSRLSIPDCPNCNYRRRCTCDDCSLSHILTCGIMDSPIAEDLHIKLPLQGEPPRDYLAEVHPPSLSSGSSASGSNSSSPITIQQHPRLILPEGDANTFISDDDEVPPLSTKFGDIYPMSGYEDNGVVTATVNGLHNELNGGGENVALKEGSPHGISSSSSSSEGDEEEADGESGGEPPGQQGELPSGKSNSPPPSYNHQQVEQVQHACECHVCNQDPSSPTLGPATCLPPSRLHTTPPPAVGHQFFTDSKTPPAHPALHLYPHIHGHLPLHNLSHLPRPLLHPTLYPPSPPLAHNKPLPPTPTSNHSVAKQPAFSPSLPEHVYQNCFGGAGGAGDWNSSLQCLSLKFENLWDAAVMKSWNPSVLLPESLPGDMLGPPLPDVPLPPTTSIGPHGEHPSLPTPLPPSSSSSSSSSSSSSSSSSSSSEAKEQKKSGAKKKCLYNFQDAFMEANRVVMATSASTASVSCTATTVQSSNNPPIHLASKRPNSLDDVFHNLGTEDHRQSTQVAPRNSSTGLASLPPLSGPALPPAPTTHLPTMGSQPFPKMATPAPGFVEAHQGLCLPPAEPPASSAEGPVSAPPSVCSDPDCEGHRCEGNGAYEHQAYDGEESQDEDSCSEHSSSTSTSTNQKEGKYCDCCYCEFFGHGGPPAAPTSRNYAEMREKLRLRLTKRKEEQPKREEQQPVLERDGGVEDHRRVEDLLQFINSADNKPASSSKAAKRARHKQKKMEEKARLEAEAREREEQQLLEEQLRRQRQEEEEAELQRELLRLQELQHLRAAKKKKKERAKENTAPPQNNPQPLKQTAQNVLENLQNGKSQLLQTLIRLPDHKEPRLDPIPRPNTQHSPKSTSEKAFATETTTPNSPATLHNGTSTSQPEVNSKVKAKQSTKTAACEAVVKKAPEMPKNSDVPIKLANGTTTTTTPDTKATRIRAAEALAPLPTTEPRKEERSNNNGASGKRQQQPQIQIKEERRSPPVSNPSPSPPPASQPEQTQQNGKPPTAESPQPKGKTKKNKKKKGDKMNNSIDDVFLPKDIDLDSTEMDETEREVEYFKRFCLDSARQTRQRLSINWSNFSLKKATFAAH
- the fam193a gene encoding protein FAM193A isoform X3; this translates as MSPTDAKRGAKRRKNKRGGGSSCSTVCNTSGGKAGVASALGSPGTATPASVVSFLTPGSAGNGNIGSMAGLNGETPFTFGLNQRAPYTAGDRCLLCRCERKDSVLPSEAGVSGQNGTSQPTKTPSALQLPLWVCPDCRRTVEKEDRHTALEQSLGSQDFLLHMPVGNGSLGQEPATGDRLTTAAPTLPMLPAPDLTAPMPADTVCSCEACNERREISAESERESQQLQNHWSEVRYLVRCIYRQTGTPLADDHDQPLDRDKEGMKELVDRLCAKDPYQLYQRLEQQAREYVLEMKVRLLKHLSAGSKATGPAGTMAAAQGPPQAHQFISLLLEEYSALCQAARTISSFLLTLENEHLQKFQVTWELHNKHLFENLVFSEPILHSSLPALVAQLKHGTASHDSYSEDMYRTLLESYQQLQQEMAAVAAEWQECEKRIDDYVDEQLLFKVEGQSLTNQRTEPHKSLISKNTLKTKQRMLKEDWEFFKQRRFIEEQIPNSKKSITGDNNFTDTMRMLSSRLSIPDCPNCNYRRRCTCDDCSLSHILTCGIMDSPIAEDLHIKLPLQGEPPRDYLAEVHPPSLSSGSSASGSNSSSPITIQQHPRLILPEGDANTFISDDDEVPPLSTKFGDIYPMSGYEDNGVVTATVNGLHNELNGGGENVALKEGSPHGISSSSSSSEGDEEEADGESGGEPPGQQGELPSGKSNSPPPSYNHQQVEQVQHACECHVCNQDPSSPTLGPATCLPPSRLHTTPPPAVGHQFFTDSKTPPAHPALHLYPHIHGHLPLHNLSHLPRPLLHPTLYPPSPPLAHNKPLPPTPTSNHSVAKQPAFSPSLPEHVYQNCFGGAGGAGDWNSSLQCLSLKFENLWDAAVMKSWNPSVLLPESLPGDMLGPPLPDVPLPPTTSIGPHGEHPSLPTPLPPSSSSSSSSSSSSSSSSSSSSEAKEQKKSGAKKKCLYNFQDAFMEANRVVMATSASTASVSCTATTVQSSNNPPIHLASKRPNSLDDVFHNLGTEDHRQSTQVAPRNSSTGLASLPPLSGPALPPAPTTHLPTMGSQPFPKMATPAPGFVEAHQGLCLPPAEPPASSAEGPVSAPPSVCSDPDCEGHRCEGNGAYEHQAYDGEESQDEDSCSEHSSSTSTSTNQKEGKYCDCCYCEFFGHGGPPAAPTSRNYAEMREKLRLRLTKRKEEQPKREEQQPVLERDGGVEDHRRVEDLLQFINSADNKPASSSKAAKRARHKQKKMEEKARLEAEAREREEQQLLEEQLRRQRQEEEEAELQRELLRLQELQHLRAAKKKKKERAKENTAPPQNNPQPLKQTAQNVLENLQNGKSQLLQTLIRLPDHKEPRLDPIPRPNTQHSPKSTSEKAFATETTTPNSPATLHNGTSTSQPEVNSKVKAKQSTKTAACEAVVKKAPEMPKNSDVPIKLANGTTTTTTPDTKATRIRAAEALAPLPTTEPRKEERSNNNGASGKRQQQPQIQIKEERRSPPVSNPSPSPPPASQPEQTQQNGKPPTAESPQPKGKTKKNKKKKGDKMNNSIDDVFLPKDIDLDSTEMDETEREVEYFKRFCLDSARQTRQRLSINWSNFSLKKATFAAH
- the fam193a gene encoding protein FAM193A isoform X2, which encodes MSPTDAKRGAKRRKNKRGGGSSCSTVCNTSGGKAGVASALGSPGTATPASVVSFLTPGSAGNGNIGSMAGLNGEVPMNNNVTPQFSEGPVNADFSGVLQTPFTFGLNQRAPYTAGDRCLLCRCERKDSVLPSEAGVSGQNGTSQPTKTPSALQLPLWVCPDCRRTVEKEDRHTALEQSLGSQDFLLHMPVGNGSLGQEPATGDRLTTAAPTLPMLPAPDLTAPMPADTVCSCEACNERREISAESERESQQLQNHWSEVRYLVRCIYRQTGTPLADDHDQPLDRDKEGMKELVDRLCAKDPYQLYQRLEQQAREYVLEMKVRLLKHLSAGSKATGPAGTMAAAQGPPQAHQFISLLLEEYSALCQAARTISSFLLTLENEHLQKFQVTWELHNKHLFENLVFSEPILHSSLPALVAQLKHGTASHDSYSEDMYRTLLESYQQLQQEMAAVAAEWQECEKRIDDYVDEQLLFKVEGQSLTNQRTEPHKSLISKNTLKTKQRMLKEDWEFFKQRRFIEEQIPNSKKSITGDNNFTDTMRMLSSRLSIPDCPNCNYRRRCTCDDCSLSHILTCGIMDSPIAEDLHIKLPLQGEPPRDYLAEVHPPSLSSGSSASGSNSSSPITIQQHPRLILPEGDANTFISDDDEVPPLSTKFGDIYPMSGYEDNGVVTATVNGLHNELNGGGENVALKEGSPHGISSSSSSSEGDEEEADGESGGEPPGQQGELPSGKSNSPPPSYNHQQVEQVQHACECHVCNQDPSSPTLGPATCLPPSRLHTTPPPAVGHQFFTDSKTPPAHPALHLYPHIHGHLPLHNLSHLPRPLLHPTLYPPSPPLAHNKPLPPTPTSNHSVAKQPAFSPSLPEHVYQNCFGGAGGAGDWNSSLQCLSLKFENLWDAAVMKSWNPSVLLPESLPGDMLGPPLPDVPLPPTTSIGPHGEHPSLPTPLPPSSSSSSSSSSSSSSSSSSSSEAKEQKKSGAKKKCLYNFQDAFMEANRVVMATSASTASVSCTATTVQSNDVFHNLGTEDHRQSTQVAPRNSSTGLASLPPLSGPALPPAPTTHLPTMGSQPFPKMATPAPGFVEAHQGLCLPPAEPPASSAEGPVSAPPSVCSDPDCEGHRCEGNGAYEHQAYDGEESQDEDSCSEHSSSTSTSTNQKEGKYCDCCYCEFFGHGGPPAAPTSRNYAEMREKLRLRLTKRKEEQPKREEQQPVLERDGGVEDHRRVEDLLQFINSADNKPASSSKAAKRARHKQKKMEEKARLEAEAREREEQQLLEEQLRRQRQEEEEAELQRELLRLQELQHLRAAKKKKKERAKENTAPPQNNPQPLKQTAQNVLENLQNGKSQLLQTLIRLPDHKEPRLDPIPRPNTQHSPKSTSEKAFATETTTPNSPATLHNGTSTSQPEVNSKVKAKQSTKTAACEAVVKKAPEMPKNSDVPIKLANGTTTTTTPDTKATRIRAAEALAPLPTTEPRKEERSNNNGASGKRQQQPQIQIKEERRSPPVSNPSPSPPPASQPEQTQQNGKPPTAESPQPKGKTKKNKKKKGDKMNNSIDDVFLPKDIDLDSTEMDETEREVEYFKRFCLDSARQTRQRLSINWSNFSLKKATFAAH